Proteins encoded in a region of the Raphanus sativus cultivar WK10039 chromosome 8, ASM80110v3, whole genome shotgun sequence genome:
- the LOC108821285 gene encoding uncharacterized protein LOC108821285: MAYRRRQGITRASTFNDDIYNQTPDHDHDHGDLKGHSNGGSSFRSSQSFSSHPSLAAQAINSHDDAAARNESRGFWGILAQKAKSILEEDEEEYHHQHQQQQKQQNVVVSGPSYNNNNNNPTIRKSIEKITTTTMNHIGDSFEKGRTMVASQMRKKGTSDLADASENGPWQPLTQPSPHESQLKASRDVAMATAAKAKLLLRELKTVKADLAFAKQRCSQLEEENKRLRDNRDKGNNNPADDDLIRLQLETLLAEKARLAHENSIYARENRFLREIVEYHQLTMQDVVYIDEGIEEVAEVNPSITRTLSMASFSPASEFPISPTSPSSPGSPSRLSVSTDVYPVLVQQSSASDVESPIPVRPPSLGYADDGKRPSSQLSV; encoded by the coding sequence atGGCGTATCGGAGGAGACAAGGGATCACGAGAGCTTCCACATTCAACGACGACATCTACAATCAAACACCTGATCACGATCACGATCACGGTGATCTCAAAGGTCACTCCAACGGAGGATCCTCCTTCAGATCTTCTCAATCTTTCTCCTCTCATCCCTCCCTTGCCGCTCAAGCAATCAATTCTCACGACGATGCAGCGGCGAGGAACGAGAGCCGCGGCTTCTGGGGTATCCTCGCTCAGAAAGCCAAATCAATCCTCGAGGAGGACGAAGAAGAATACCACCACcaacaccaacaacaacaaaaacaacaaaacgtCGTCGTTTCAGGACCCtcgtataataataataataacaacccTACGATACGCAAAAGCATAGAGAAGATCACGACCACGACGATGAATCACATAGGAGACAGTTTCGAGAAAGGCCGTACGATGGTCGCGTCTCAGATGAGGAAGAAAGGAACATCAGATCTAGCTGATGCATCGGAGAACGGTCCGTGGCAACCGTTAACGCAGCCAAGCCCACACGAGTCTCAGCTCAAAGCATCACGTGACGTGGCCATGGCTACAGCAGCCAAGGCCAAGCTCCTCTTACGCGAATTAAAAACGGTTAAAGCTGACCTAGCTTTCGCCAAACAAAGATGTTCTCAGCTCGAGGAAGAGAACAAACGGTTAAGAGATAACCGGGACAAAGGTAACAACAATCCAGCGGACGATGACCTAATCAGGCTTCAGCTCGAGACGTTGCTTGCGGAGAAAGCAAGATTAGCGCACGAGAACTCTATCTACGCGAGGGAGAACAGGTTCTTGAGAGAGATCGTCGAGTATCATCAGTTGACGATGCAGGATGTGGTTTATATCGACGAAGGTATCGAAGAAGTGGCTGAGGTGAATCCTTCCATCACTAGAACGCTCTCCATGGCTTCGTTTTCTCCTGCTTCTGAGTTTCCTATCTCTCCTACCTCTCCTTCGTCTCCCGGTTCGCCTTCTCGGCTTTCGGTTTCTACCGATGTTTATCCGGTTTTGGTCCAGCAGAGTTCGGCTAGTGACGTTGAGAGTCCTATACCGGTTCGGCCACCTTCTTTGGGATACGCAGATGATGGTAAGAGACCATCGTCCCAGCTTTCTGTTTAG